The Methanocella arvoryzae MRE50 genome includes a region encoding these proteins:
- a CDS encoding TVP38/TMEM64 family protein, with protein sequence MELVDVRHLINVRVAAVILWAGLIIAAIAIVGPENLADSYGKLTPEGIKSFVLSFGALAVIAYIALSLLRPFFFLPLTPFTIACGFLFGIAGGLTMAMIGSTLSALLVFGISRYLFQDYVKRKILVKYPAVDERIQENGWRYVLFLRLLPIIHYDVVGYLAGASRVKVKDYLFATIAGELPGATIMVIFGSSLDQPGSVMFYISLALALSLLVLPEIARRLMRKST encoded by the coding sequence ATGGAACTCGTGGATGTACGGCATCTTATAAACGTTAGAGTAGCCGCTGTGATCCTGTGGGCAGGCTTGATCATCGCAGCAATAGCGATCGTCGGGCCGGAAAACCTGGCAGACAGCTACGGGAAGCTCACTCCTGAAGGAATCAAAAGCTTCGTGCTCTCCTTCGGGGCGCTGGCAGTTATCGCCTATATTGCACTCAGCCTGCTACGCCCGTTCTTTTTCCTGCCCCTGACACCGTTCACTATCGCATGCGGGTTCTTGTTCGGCATAGCGGGAGGGCTTACGATGGCGATGATCGGGTCGACTCTGAGTGCACTACTGGTGTTCGGCATTTCCCGGTACCTGTTCCAGGATTATGTAAAGAGAAAAATTTTGGTTAAGTATCCTGCGGTGGATGAACGTATCCAGGAGAACGGCTGGCGGTACGTCCTGTTCCTGCGACTGCTGCCCATAATACACTACGATGTAGTCGGCTATCTCGCCGGTGCGTCCCGGGTAAAAGTCAAGGATTACCTGTTCGCTACGATAGCTGGCGAGCTTCCGGGAGCTACCATCATGGTGATCTTTGGCTCCTCTTTAGACCAGCCGGGCTCAGTTATGTTCTACATCAGCCTGGCCCTCGCCCTCAGCCTTCTCGTGCTGCCTGAAATAGCCCGGCGGCTGATGCGCAAGAGCACATAA